The Sulfurimonas sp. HSL-1716 sequence GTTACCGTCGATTTTAAAAGGAGGAATATCAAGACCACGCGGAGGTGGAGCTTTTGTTACCATACCAGTTGCATCGTACATACCCCCATGACATGCACATAAGAAGCTTTCTTTTTTGTTATCATATCCTGGAATACATCCAAGGTGAGTACAAAGACCTATACAAACCACGTAGTGGCTTCCGTTGATAACGATGTTACGAGCTTTATCAGCTTCATTTTGTTTTGCTACCATCTCTGCCGATTGTTTCAAGACAAAGATAGGTTTCCCCCTCCACTTTTCAACTACAAGTTCATTCTCTTTATATACAGACATATCAAGAGTCGTGAAACCTGCAGAACGTACGCTTGGAAGTGGATCCCAAGTTTTTTTCATAGCATAAAGGGAAGCAACAGCTCCGACACCCGTAACGGCGCCGAAAGCTTTACCCATAAACCCTCTTCTTCCATTTTTCATAGTATTTTCCTCATTACTTTGTAGAATCGTAGGCTTTATGTTATATCAACAACTCTTAAAAATCTATAAATACAACTTATCTTTAAGATAATTTACAACTTTGTTACAATTTTGTTGTAATTTATTATATTTTTGTGATGAAACCATGGACAAAACGGTATCAAATTCGGCTCTATTAAAATCGTTAATTATTGGTATTTTTAGTGTTTCGAACAGTTTTACAAAATCTTTGTTATAGTCTTTTCTCTGCATGTAGACGGGCTTTCCGCCGCTTGCAAGACTTTCCAAAACGGCTTGAGGAGATGAAGTAACCAATATTTTTGTCGACGTAATAAACGTGTCGTATTCTTCAAACTCAAAAGTGCTGTCAAATCTGCCCGTTAACATCTCTTCATAATCCAAAAAATAATAAAATCCACTCAAAAAAGCGACATTCAATCCGTCAAAAAACTTAAGGTTCTTTTCTATATCTTTTTCATAATCATCATCACCGAAAAAAAATCCCAACTCGATGTTTTTTTCAAACTCGCCGAAATATTTGTCATCTACGACAACGGATGTACATGTACGATCATCTTCATAATACGGCGATATTAAAAACTCGTTGTTCATACGTTTGTCATCGGGATCGTCGCTCACTCGGATAAAAGTCGAAAAATAGGAGCGCATATCTTCAAGCATCAAGGGATTTGCTTCTGCGCTGTCAAAGATGATCTTGTCTCCTTTATGCGCTATGTTTACGATGTTTCTTACCATATCTATGCCGACACTGTTTTTTATACCGAAGTGTCTGGCTTCATGCGCTATGCGGAAATCCGAACAAAGAAGAGTCATCTCGTCATCGTCCAAAGCGTTTAAGATCGCAGCTGCGCGCCTAAATCTGTCAAGCCCTACCCTGTGCCCAGTATCTACATAATAAAATTTTCTCACCTGTTACTCACTTCTTTACTATAATAATGGGGTGATTATAACTACTGTAGGCTTTACATTGGATTTCTACTCTCTTTTGAGTTTCTCCAAGAGTTCTTTTTTTGTAAAATGTCCTGATAACGAAGGTGTCAAAAATGTCTCGTCTTTTCCCGATACGAAAAAAAGTGCAGGAAACTGCTGCGTATAAAACATCTCGATGGGATAACTGTTCTCATCTTCATAAAAAGCGATAGCAGCCACATACTTTTCGTTTATCTCGTCTTGAACCCTTTTTTTATTGAAAATGTCGACAAAAACCGTCTTGCATCTTGGAGAGTCTTTTTTTAGCAGCAAGAGCAGTATGTCTTTGTTTTGCTCTTTTGCTTTTGCCAATGCACTATCATAACTGCTCTGCCACTGGATATGTCCGCCAAAAGCAAATGCGGCAAACAGCATCAGACTTAAAAAGATTTTCATATATTCCCTTTTTTAACGTAAATTCTCTTTTTTTCTTTTATATTCTTCTTCGTCTATTTCTCCGTTCGCATATCTTTTATCCAAGATATCCTTAGCGGAAGGCTCATCATTTTTAGAGCTGTTGTTCATAAAATAAACCACACCCACGATCGCCAAAATAAAAATCAGCCAGCCAAATCCCATCATAAACCCCCATCCACTCATCATATATCCGTTCATGAGTTTTTCCTGTAGTTTTTATTTCTGCAAACATTATACTATTTCTTTGTGAGGTGTTTGTGATACAATACCGCATGGATTGGAAAACACTTATTGAAAATGAGCGTCACAAAGAGTATTTCAAAAAGCTCAAAGCTATCATCGATGAAAAATATGAAACGACGACCGTCTACCCGCCAAAAGAAAAAATTTTCAACGCATTTAGCAAAACAAAATATGAAGAGCTCAAAGTAGTCATCCTCGGGCAAGACCCGTACCACGGAGCGGGACAGGCGCAGGGGCTTTGCTTCTCCACACCCGCAAACATTCAAAACCCGCCCTCGATGCAAAACATACTTAAAGAGATAGCTGCCGACACAGGCAAACA is a genomic window containing:
- the petA gene encoding ubiquinol-cytochrome c reductase iron-sulfur subunit, giving the protein MKNGRRGFMGKAFGAVTGVGAVASLYAMKKTWDPLPSVRSAGFTTLDMSVYKENELVVEKWRGKPIFVLKQSAEMVAKQNEADKARNIVINGSHYVVCIGLCTHLGCIPGYDNKKESFLCACHGGMYDATGMVTKAPPPRGLDIPPFKIDGNKLVLGEEGPEYKKMVENGTTLRV
- a CDS encoding thioredoxin family protein: MKIFLSLMLFAAFAFGGHIQWQSSYDSALAKAKEQNKDILLLLLKKDSPRCKTVFVDIFNKKRVQDEINEKYVAAIAFYEDENSYPIEMFYTQQFPALFFVSGKDETFLTPSLSGHFTKKELLEKLKRE
- a CDS encoding SHOCT domain-containing protein → MNGYMMSGWGFMMGFGWLIFILAIVGVVYFMNNSSKNDEPSAKDILDKRYANGEIDEEEYKRKKENLR